The genomic DNA tTGTACAAATACCAGTAAAAAAGTGTATAAATGTAACAACACATAGACAACCGGCAAGGTTTCTGAATCAAGAGTTTTGTTCATGTCAAGTGAGCAAAAACCACACGTCATTGAATCTGCCCGTCTTATCATGTCTATATTCACACgaaccccttcccacccaaAAACCCATTTTAaacccctcccaaaaacgCCGTGTAATGCAAAATCATTTTTGTTGATCCCCCTTCCTTTAAGCCTTGTTACTCGTCTTCTTGACCcgctccttcaacccctccataaCCCTATCAACCCCATCCATATCCGTCGCATCCCCCACCTTTTGTTCCGCTTCATGATGACCCCCCTTGACCAGCTCCTCATGACAAACATCCAACGCAGGCTGGTAATTCCTCACCGCCGAACTCAACGCATAAAcagccttcctcctcaccccttcCTGCTCGTCCTCTGCCAGgatcatcttcaccaacctcggcaacccccccatcGCTAACAATCTCTCTTGTGACTTGATATTGTTTTGGACAGCGGTGCCGACGCACCAGGCGGCGTACTTTCTGATTTCGGGCTCcgagtgggagaggagggcgaggaggggggtccagagggagaggttggagaggttgtttGCGTTGTCGAGGGACTCGATGAGCTGCTCGAAGTTGTCGAAGGCGATGAGCTTGTtttcgagggtggtggtcgggTCGTGGAGGACTTCCATTGCTGCTTTCATCAGGTCTGCGTCTGAGGGGCCGCCCatgagggcggagaggatttCGGGGTTGAGGTCGCTGCGGGGGGccggttgggaaggggggggggaaggggcggaggggtcggcggaggggttggagacggTGGAGTGCTCGATTCCCCatttgaggaggttggtgaggttttTATCCATtttgtttgagggggtggtggtgataatggtggtggttgaaggcTTCGAGATgtttgatggaggggtagtTTGCGACAGACGGTTATGGAGGGGTGATCGGGTTCAGATGTGATTTTTGACTGGCTGATATATCACCAGAACGTCTGGGAGAGAATGGGTATCTTGAAGAGTAGGCGACTGGAGAAATATGGTCAAGGCAAAACTCGGGAATCGCAGTCTTATGAAAAAAGTGATAGCGATATGACGCCCAAAGTTGAATCCCAATCTGTAATCTGCGATTGGCGTTCGCGAACGTTCAGGAAAATTCTATCCCGATTGGGACTAGCGCGCTTGCACGTGAGTGTCTATGAAGCTCATGATTTGTGTCCGACTGAGGCATCGGGGAGACATCA from Podospora pseudoanserina strain CBS 124.78 chromosome 2, whole genome shotgun sequence includes the following:
- the FES1 gene encoding hsp70 nucleotide exchange factor fes1 (COG:O; EggNog:ENOG503P2S3; BUSCO:EOG0926448Q), with protein sequence MDKNLTNLLKWGIEHSTVSNPSADPSAPSPPPSQPAPRSDLNPEILSALMGGPSDADLMKAAMEVLHDPTTTLENKLIAFDNFEQLIESLDNANNLSNLSLWTPLLALLSHSEPEIRKYAAWCVGTAVQNNIKSQERLLAMGGLPRLVKMILAEDEQEGVRRKAVYALSSAVRNYQPALDVCHEELVKGGHHEAEQKVGDATDMDGVDRVMEGLKERVKKTSNKA